The following proteins come from a genomic window of Methanocella conradii HZ254:
- a CDS encoding alanine--tRNA ligase-related protein, translating into MRLDVPKNLYFDDPYVKEFSSRVAAVDGNLVELEDTYFFPQGGGQTGDTGTIGGEKVVNVVAKDGRILHVMENATAFHVGDSVKCAIDWEKRYRKMRLHSASHIVYYLMREVFGEGCDIASSGLLDENKERSDYFFNGPLDRAKLKEVEDRANALIAEGHDIKAYRDPANPNVLNWELGSWKMECCGTHPKNTREIGRIQLSRGKKPGKGRERIEISLA; encoded by the coding sequence ATGAGGCTCGATGTGCCAAAGAACCTGTATTTTGACGACCCATACGTAAAGGAGTTTTCGTCCAGGGTGGCCGCCGTGGACGGCAACCTCGTTGAGCTTGAGGATACGTATTTCTTTCCGCAGGGCGGCGGCCAGACTGGCGATACCGGCACAATAGGCGGCGAAAAAGTCGTGAACGTGGTGGCCAAGGACGGCAGGATTCTCCACGTCATGGAAAACGCCACGGCATTCCATGTGGGGGACAGCGTTAAGTGCGCCATCGACTGGGAGAAGCGCTACAGGAAAATGCGCCTGCACTCCGCGTCGCACATCGTGTATTACTTAATGCGCGAAGTATTCGGCGAAGGCTGCGATATCGCGTCGTCCGGCCTGTTAGACGAGAACAAAGAGCGGTCCGATTACTTTTTTAATGGGCCGCTTGATAGGGCTAAGCTCAAGGAGGTGGAAGATAGGGCGAACGCCCTGATCGCGGAAGGCCACGATATTAAGGCTTATAGGGACCCCGCGAACCCCAATGTTTTGAACTGGGAGCTTGGCTCCTGGAAAATGGAGTGCTGTGGCACGCATCCCAAAAACACAAGGGAGATAGGGCGCATCCAGCTATCCAGGGGCAAAAAGCCTGGAAAAGGCAGGGAACGCATAGAGATATCTTTAGCTTAA
- a CDS encoding winged helix-turn-helix domain-containing protein, translating to MEKREFEILKTLSYAGSMDVLFTVTKGKTKFTDIMFETKLNPGILNRLLKALIASEVLEKDVDGYHLTKKGALIVSYTLDILALNGEKESHRDLKEILSTKIGQKARA from the coding sequence ATGGAGAAGAGGGAATTCGAAATATTAAAAACGCTGTCCTATGCGGGCTCAATGGATGTGTTGTTCACCGTGACCAAGGGTAAGACCAAGTTCACGGACATAATGTTCGAGACCAAGTTGAACCCGGGCATATTGAATCGCCTGTTGAAAGCGCTCATCGCATCGGAGGTTCTCGAGAAGGATGTTGATGGCTACCATTTAACTAAGAAGGGCGCCTTGATCGTGTCTTATACTCTAGACATCCTGGCCCTCAATGGAGAAAAAGAAAGCCATCGCGACCTTAAAGAGATATTGTCAACGAAAATTGGGCAGAAGGCAAGGGCATAA
- a CDS encoding SAM hydrolase/SAM-dependent halogenase family protein — MSIITLTTDFGDVYPAIMKGVILSIHPGAKLVDISHSVRPGDVRGGAFILRFASGHFSPGSVHLAVVDPGVGGRRRAIVIKGEKYSFVGPDNGLLMPAARAQGAYRVYEISDLSFYASKVSPVFHGRDVFAPAAAFLSKGQEMPCLREITDPVDLDFGVPELKDDRVVGKVIYVDGFGNVITNIGGEALSGLLHLGMAPKVNGVEMPFVRTYCDAPRRTLVLLVGSHGMAEIACNGDSASTLMGLGAGDRVTISFQ; from the coding sequence GTGTCTATTATTACGCTCACGACCGATTTCGGGGACGTATATCCAGCAATCATGAAAGGAGTCATATTATCCATACACCCCGGAGCGAAGCTGGTCGATATATCGCATTCGGTCAGGCCTGGAGACGTGCGCGGCGGAGCGTTTATACTGCGCTTCGCCTCCGGCCACTTTAGCCCGGGAAGCGTTCACCTGGCAGTCGTGGACCCGGGCGTTGGAGGCAGGCGAAGGGCTATCGTGATAAAAGGGGAAAAATATTCCTTTGTCGGGCCGGATAATGGCTTGCTCATGCCTGCGGCAAGGGCGCAGGGAGCGTACAGGGTATACGAGATATCCGACCTCTCCTTTTATGCCAGTAAAGTTAGCCCCGTTTTTCATGGCCGGGACGTGTTCGCGCCCGCCGCCGCATTCCTCTCTAAAGGCCAGGAGATGCCATGCCTGAGGGAAATCACAGACCCCGTAGACCTCGACTTCGGCGTTCCGGAGCTGAAAGACGACAGAGTAGTGGGCAAGGTCATTTACGTGGACGGCTTCGGCAACGTAATAACCAATATTGGCGGAGAAGCCCTCTCAGGCCTGCTACACCTGGGCATGGCCCCAAAAGTTAACGGCGTCGAGATGCCATTCGTCCGCACCTATTGTGACGCCCCCAGGCGTACCCTCGTGCTGCTCGTCGGAAGCCATGGCATGGCCGAAATAGCGTGCAATGGCGATAGCGCATCTACGCTGATGGGGCTAGGCGCAGGGGATAGGGTTACAATATCGTTCCAATAG
- a CDS encoding RibD family protein, which produces MIKPYVTLISEMTVDGKLTLKRGLSSKIIMGLMDLESQKFLHKKRTEFDAIMVGSNTIKIDNSILTNRLVDGKSPIRVVPCSDASIPLDSNVLNRDAPTIIVVSRRADAQKVQMIREKGADVMVCGDDRVDLSLMMERLVERGIKRLMVEGGPTLIWLLIQRRMIDHIVLIQIPYIIGGDSTPSLVGGPGVDSIDQVVSTRLTDFYKVGNHLITEYDVIYNSK; this is translated from the coding sequence ATGATAAAGCCATACGTAACGTTGATATCGGAAATGACGGTGGACGGAAAGCTGACGCTGAAGAGGGGCCTGTCCAGCAAGATAATCATGGGCCTCATGGACCTGGAGAGCCAGAAGTTTTTGCATAAGAAGCGCACCGAGTTTGACGCCATAATGGTGGGGAGCAACACCATCAAGATAGACAACTCGATCCTGACAAACCGCCTGGTGGACGGAAAGAGCCCTATCAGGGTCGTCCCGTGCTCTGATGCGTCCATACCGCTCGACTCAAACGTGCTAAACCGTGACGCTCCGACCATAATAGTCGTATCCAGGCGGGCAGACGCTCAAAAGGTCCAGATGATAAGGGAGAAGGGCGCGGACGTCATGGTCTGTGGAGATGACCGTGTAGACCTCTCCCTTATGATGGAGCGCCTTGTGGAGAGGGGCATAAAGCGGCTCATGGTCGAGGGCGGCCCTACGCTTATCTGGCTTCTCATTCAAAGGCGCATGATTGACCACATAGTCCTTATTCAGATACCTTACATCATTGGCGGCGACAGCACTCCATCGCTTGTTGGCGGCCCTGGCGTCGACTCTATCGACCAGGTTGTCAGCACGAGGCTGACGGATTTTTATAAGGTCGGAAATCACCTTATCACAGAATACGACGTCATATACAATTCAAAATAG
- a CDS encoding response regulator codes for MERKVLIVDDDSEICELVSIALRNRGIKVRAAMTGKEGIDEFNRFEPDLVLLDNRLPDLAGNEVARMLKETAAGKKALIIAMSGVEISQEEADVALYAGHIKKPFKLSDMVEYVEEYLK; via the coding sequence ATGGAACGTAAAGTGCTTATCGTCGATGACGACTCTGAAATATGCGAGCTGGTGAGCATCGCCCTGAGGAATCGAGGGATAAAAGTTAGGGCTGCCATGACGGGCAAAGAGGGCATCGACGAGTTCAACAGGTTCGAGCCCGACCTCGTCCTGCTAGACAACAGGCTACCAGACCTCGCTGGAAACGAAGTCGCCAGGATGCTAAAAGAGACCGCTGCCGGGAAAAAGGCGCTAATCATCGCTATGTCGGGGGTAGAAATATCTCAAGAAGAAGCGGATGTAGCGCTCTACGCCGGCCACATTAAAAAGCCTTTCAAGCTATCCGACATGGTCGAATATGTAGAGGAATACCTGAAATAG
- a CDS encoding AIR synthase-related protein, translated as MDIEGYAKRGLRKGDADLLEKLASRILEVKDISEDSARKLAEAVIAEARATLDVKDDIIASQPCGVTMGAFGVGSRGRGDFYAHRKIAEVIGKTGAVCDSSQMDDSGVVKAGGQYVVVTVDGMHSRLSDFPFLAGFHCTRASLRDLYVMGAKPVALFSDIHVADDGDVSKIFDYTAGITTVSDLMGVPLVTGSTLRIGGDMVIGDRMTGCVGAVGVASQLTARVQSRPGDVIMVSEGAGGGTVSTTALYFGMHEVVEKTLNVKFLEACEALFEHGLIGKIHAMTDVTNGGIRGDAYEIAETAGVKLLFYEERLRRLVEPSVLKMLDTLSIDYLGVSLDALLIIAPRENADVIMKAIRDRGVKIDIVGEVKEGRGAYLVEDGVEKDFTPKFRESAYTPVKKVVGEETPMSFEEMKEKVDRAALHAIQKKERMIARIKGKQR; from the coding sequence ATGGACATAGAGGGATACGCGAAGAGAGGCCTCAGGAAAGGCGACGCAGACCTACTGGAAAAGCTGGCCAGCCGCATACTAGAGGTCAAGGACATCTCGGAGGATAGCGCAAGAAAGCTAGCAGAGGCGGTCATAGCCGAGGCCAGGGCGACGCTAGACGTCAAGGATGACATCATCGCCAGCCAGCCATGCGGAGTCACGATGGGCGCTTTTGGCGTAGGCTCCAGGGGGCGCGGTGACTTCTACGCCCACCGCAAGATAGCCGAGGTCATCGGAAAGACGGGCGCGGTGTGCGACTCGAGCCAGATGGACGACTCTGGAGTGGTAAAGGCTGGCGGGCAGTACGTCGTGGTCACGGTAGACGGAATGCACTCCAGGCTATCAGATTTTCCGTTCCTTGCAGGCTTTCATTGCACGAGGGCATCGCTTCGTGACCTGTATGTAATGGGCGCAAAGCCGGTAGCACTGTTTTCGGACATTCACGTCGCAGATGATGGAGACGTGTCCAAGATATTTGACTATACTGCGGGCATCACGACAGTCTCAGACCTCATGGGCGTGCCGCTCGTGACGGGCAGCACGCTGCGCATCGGCGGCGACATGGTGATAGGCGACCGCATGACGGGCTGCGTTGGGGCGGTAGGCGTGGCCAGCCAGCTTACAGCCCGCGTCCAATCCAGGCCCGGCGACGTCATCATGGTCAGCGAGGGCGCAGGCGGAGGCACCGTATCGACCACGGCGCTCTACTTTGGAATGCACGAAGTGGTCGAGAAGACTCTAAACGTCAAGTTTTTGGAGGCGTGCGAGGCGCTATTCGAGCACGGCCTCATAGGCAAGATCCACGCCATGACCGACGTGACCAATGGCGGCATCAGGGGCGATGCCTATGAGATAGCCGAGACGGCGGGCGTAAAGCTTCTCTTCTATGAAGAGCGCCTGCGCAGGCTGGTCGAGCCGTCAGTCCTTAAAATGCTCGATACGCTTAGCATCGACTACCTTGGCGTATCGCTCGACGCCCTGCTCATAATCGCCCCGCGGGAAAACGCCGACGTCATCATGAAGGCGATACGCGACAGGGGCGTCAAAATTGACATCGTGGGCGAGGTTAAAGAGGGAAGAGGCGCATACCTGGTGGAGGATGGCGTTGAAAAGGACTTCACGCCGAAGTTCAGGGAATCAGCATACACTCCCGTCAAGAAGGTGGTCGGCGAGGAGACTCCCATGTCGTTCGAGGAGATGAAGGAGAAGGTTGACAGGGCCGCCCTGCACGCCATCCAGAAGAAGGAGCGCATGATCGCCCGCATCAAAGGCAAGCAACGGTAG
- a CDS encoding thioredoxin fold domain-containing protein — MMQEPLRWGGDARKAMEEAKRAKKLMLLFFHSRQCSGCQATIAKTLPDPNVSKLIDKEFVPAMLETSEDASQELMKKYGVEWTPTFVVADDSGNEIYKWVGYLPQPDFCAQLLFAEGRAAFKSKDWDRADRCFNAVADRFPDSDVAPEALYYSGVARYEKTNDASNLAETNRRLQARYPDSSWAKRSSVWGK; from the coding sequence ATGATGCAAGAACCTCTCAGGTGGGGTGGAGACGCCCGAAAAGCCATGGAAGAGGCAAAGCGGGCCAAAAAGCTGATGCTGCTGTTCTTCCACTCAAGGCAGTGCAGCGGCTGTCAGGCGACCATCGCGAAGACGCTGCCCGACCCGAACGTATCAAAGCTTATAGATAAAGAGTTCGTTCCGGCCATGCTAGAGACCAGCGAGGACGCCTCCCAGGAATTGATGAAGAAGTATGGAGTCGAGTGGACCCCCACTTTCGTCGTGGCCGATGATAGCGGCAATGAGATATACAAATGGGTGGGATACCTGCCCCAGCCCGATTTCTGCGCCCAGCTGCTTTTCGCAGAGGGCAGGGCTGCGTTCAAGAGCAAGGACTGGGACCGTGCCGATAGGTGCTTCAACGCGGTGGCCGACCGCTTCCCGGACAGCGATGTAGCGCCCGAGGCGCTATACTACTCTGGAGTGGCAAGGTACGAGAAGACCAATGACGCCTCTAACCTGGCCGAAACCAATAGGAGGCTACAGGCACGCTACCCGGATAGTAGCTGGGCAAAAAGGTCCTCGGTTTGGGGTAAATGA
- a CDS encoding class I SAM-dependent methyltransferase has translation MAEKPLFVVEASKREHAAAYDEASDIYDTYEGLFFPYLFGRIHGLLKERFMPLLPAGARVLDVGCGTGQQTRLFKENGYEVVGIDISEGLVRVASRKMGEGICLVSDACKLPFPDATFDAISSAGSTVNHIPDYPRFFEEAGRVLKPGGYLFLESDNKWKPDILWGMASALAGDPLGYHETASEVIDHVKRPIHEGYPYIFPLTYDDSKVKLLRLRAFTLHELRRELEGVGCEVIAVYGAHSLTNLIPSTVMLKDRPGRFTKALFSMLKVVEDRAYDKWPINRIGMSIMVIAKKVS, from the coding sequence ATGGCCGAGAAACCTTTGTTCGTCGTAGAGGCCTCGAAGAGGGAGCATGCTGCGGCATATGACGAGGCTTCTGACATTTACGATACATATGAAGGCCTCTTTTTCCCTTACCTGTTTGGCAGGATACATGGCTTGCTTAAGGAGCGGTTCATGCCATTGTTGCCTGCTGGCGCCCGCGTATTAGACGTAGGATGCGGCACCGGCCAGCAGACCAGGCTCTTTAAAGAGAACGGATACGAAGTTGTGGGAATAGATATAAGCGAAGGCCTGGTCAGGGTTGCAAGCAGAAAAATGGGCGAGGGCATCTGCCTTGTATCGGACGCTTGTAAGCTCCCCTTCCCCGACGCCACCTTCGATGCCATATCGAGCGCCGGGAGCACGGTAAACCACATACCGGACTATCCCCGCTTCTTCGAAGAGGCCGGCCGCGTGCTGAAGCCTGGCGGCTATCTATTCTTAGAGTCAGACAACAAGTGGAAGCCCGACATTTTGTGGGGCATGGCCAGCGCCCTCGCTGGGGACCCGCTGGGGTATCATGAGACCGCCTCGGAGGTCATTGATCACGTTAAAAGGCCTATCCATGAAGGCTATCCATATATTTTTCCGCTAACTTATGACGATAGTAAGGTTAAGCTGTTGCGCCTCAGGGCCTTTACGCTCCATGAGCTGCGGAGGGAGCTAGAAGGCGTGGGCTGTGAGGTGATAGCGGTATATGGGGCGCACTCCCTGACGAACCTCATCCCCAGCACGGTCATGCTCAAAGACCGCCCGGGACGATTCACCAAGGCCTTATTCTCAATGCTTAAAGTGGTGGAGGACAGGGCTTACGATAAGTGGCCCATAAACAGGATTGGCATGAGCATAATGGTCATCGCAAAAAAAGTAAGCTAA
- a CDS encoding aminopeptidase codes for MDETAYKLRGSLKEIMDIRAGQKALIVHDEHAKGVCKLTKKALELEGVKVYTYKLPEEKRPLKDTPADLRELMERLKPDLFFNQLQGIAEETPFRIALHHEESRFGAKVGHSPGVEMRMFEHPMTADFKEMKKKAEALKRKLIGVKSVRLTTRAGTDVSFSIEGRDFADDITIGPGHMGNLPAGEMWCAPVEESMNGTIVVDGSIGDLGQVREPLVIRVKDGFIVGLESRDKALVKRVQELISVDREASLAGEFGIGLNPKAMLTGNLLEDEKVGGTLHIAFGANEDMPGGRNKSRTHRDFLFKAPSIIADGGEIIMKDGEFQGL; via the coding sequence ATGGACGAGACCGCTTACAAGCTGCGTGGCTCCCTGAAGGAGATAATGGATATTCGTGCCGGCCAGAAGGCCCTTATAGTTCATGACGAGCATGCGAAAGGAGTATGTAAGCTGACGAAGAAGGCGCTCGAGCTTGAGGGGGTTAAGGTCTATACGTATAAGCTGCCTGAGGAGAAGCGGCCGTTGAAGGATACCCCCGCGGACTTGAGGGAGCTCATGGAGAGGCTTAAGCCGGACCTGTTTTTTAACCAGCTTCAGGGCATTGCCGAGGAGACGCCGTTTCGCATAGCATTGCATCACGAGGAGTCGAGGTTCGGGGCTAAAGTTGGGCACTCCCCGGGCGTCGAGATGCGCATGTTCGAGCACCCGATGACCGCGGACTTTAAGGAGATGAAGAAGAAGGCCGAGGCATTGAAGAGGAAGCTTATCGGGGTGAAGTCGGTAAGGCTGACGACGAGGGCTGGCACGGATGTCTCTTTTAGCATCGAGGGCCGCGATTTTGCGGACGACATCACGATCGGGCCTGGCCATATGGGTAACTTGCCGGCCGGCGAGATGTGGTGCGCCCCTGTGGAGGAAAGCATGAACGGCACCATCGTGGTGGATGGAAGCATCGGTGACCTGGGACAGGTCAGGGAGCCGCTTGTTATACGGGTGAAGGATGGCTTCATCGTCGGCCTGGAGTCCAGGGATAAGGCCCTGGTGAAGCGCGTACAGGAATTGATAAGCGTGGACAGGGAGGCCAGCCTGGCGGGAGAATTTGGCATAGGGCTTAACCCCAAGGCGATGCTGACGGGTAACCTGCTTGAGGATGAAAAGGTGGGCGGTACGCTGCACATCGCCTTCGGCGCTAACGAGGACATGCCTGGCGGGCGGAATAAGAGCCGGACGCACCGTGATTTCCTGTTTAAGGCGCCGAGCATCATCGCCGATGGCGGCGAAATTATCATGAAAGACGGGGAGTTTCAGGGCCTTTAG
- the mntA gene encoding type VII toxin-antitoxin system MntA family adenylyltransferase antitoxin — MTDIDKKLSEFFNKQERVKLAYLFGSTAKGKAGGLSDIDIAVFLDESLSRKERLDLQLKLISELAGVLNTDKVDLVVMNDAPISLQYEIIKANHPLLIRNESKRIDLEHRILSRYLDRRYYEKRWAAGFLRKVAEKGI, encoded by the coding sequence ATGACTGATATAGACAAAAAGCTTTCGGAGTTTTTCAATAAGCAAGAACGCGTTAAGCTCGCATACCTCTTCGGCTCAACGGCTAAAGGAAAGGCGGGAGGGCTGAGCGACATAGATATAGCCGTGTTCCTCGACGAATCCCTGAGCAGGAAGGAAAGGCTTGACCTCCAGCTAAAATTAATATCTGAGCTAGCCGGCGTCCTTAACACTGATAAGGTGGACCTTGTTGTCATGAATGACGCCCCCATCTCGCTCCAGTATGAAATAATAAAGGCAAACCATCCATTACTTATCAGAAATGAGTCAAAACGAATCGACCTTGAGCACAGGATTTTATCAAGATACCTCGATAGGCGCTACTATGAGAAGCGATGGGCGGCTGGTTTCTTGAGAAAGGTGGCTGAGAAGGGGATATAG
- the hepT gene encoding type VII toxin-antitoxin system HepT family RNase toxin: MDEKEKIALKIRSMKKYVDFLRKYKSISRKRLEDDYELKSAIERNFQLAIEAALDVGEIIISAKNFEKPEDYRSVILTLGRHNVIPPDFAERFARAAGFRNILVHMYDEVDIDKLYEYLQDNLPDFDEYARHIARYLEG; encoded by the coding sequence ATGGACGAAAAGGAGAAGATAGCACTAAAGATTAGAAGCATGAAGAAGTACGTTGATTTTTTAAGAAAATACAAGTCAATATCCAGGAAAAGGCTGGAAGATGACTATGAGCTGAAGTCTGCGATAGAGAGGAATTTTCAGCTTGCCATAGAGGCTGCCCTTGACGTCGGCGAAATCATAATCTCGGCAAAAAATTTTGAAAAGCCGGAGGACTATAGAAGCGTTATCCTTACATTGGGGAGGCATAATGTCATCCCGCCGGATTTTGCAGAAAGGTTTGCCAGAGCCGCCGGCTTCAGGAATATACTGGTCCACATGTATGATGAAGTAGATATCGATAAGCTATACGAATACCTGCAGGATAATCTTCCCGACTTCGATGAGTATGCGAGGCATATCGCCAGATACCTTGAAGGATAG
- a CDS encoding metallophosphoesterase family protein: MRIGLISDVHANAIALEAVLESMGKVDAIVCAGDIVGYNPYPNETIELLRKYNVRCVMGDVDKAVVTGDTEWFNGVTVDTIKWTIRHLKKDGFDFIRGLPDHLDCDGMVIYHGSPGSMKDLVFEYEPEKMCSIFESVEHRIFAFGHTHIPLIKECGDKTILNPGSVGQPRDGNNQASYAIWDTEKKTFEIKRVPYDYKQVQAKILSEGLPELMAERLTYGK; encoded by the coding sequence ATGAGGATAGGGCTGATATCAGACGTCCACGCCAATGCCATCGCTCTGGAAGCGGTCTTAGAAAGCATGGGAAAGGTTGACGCAATCGTATGCGCCGGCGACATAGTAGGATACAACCCGTACCCCAACGAGACTATCGAGCTTTTAAGGAAATATAATGTGCGCTGCGTGATGGGCGACGTGGATAAGGCGGTCGTCACCGGGGATACAGAGTGGTTTAATGGCGTTACCGTGGATACCATAAAGTGGACCATCAGGCACCTCAAAAAGGATGGCTTCGATTTTATCAGGGGCCTCCCCGACCACCTTGACTGTGATGGCATGGTCATATACCATGGCAGCCCTGGCAGCATGAAGGACCTCGTCTTTGAGTACGAGCCCGAGAAGATGTGTAGCATCTTTGAGTCTGTCGAGCACAGGATTTTCGCCTTTGGCCACACCCACATACCTTTAATCAAGGAATGCGGCGATAAGACGATCCTGAACCCGGGCAGCGTGGGGCAGCCTAGGGATGGCAATAACCAGGCCAGCTACGCCATCTGGGATACCGAGAAGAAGACTTTTGAGATAAAACGCGTACCCTATGACTACAAGCAGGTTCAGGCAAAAATCCTGAGCGAAGGCCTGCCCGAGCTGATGGCAGAGCGGCTCACCTACGGTAAATAA
- a CDS encoding metallophosphoesterase family protein, whose translation MARILFISDIHGNHDALHAILEEARYDEVICLGDLVDYGPEPAECIDTVRSIGAATVRGNHDNAVAYKVDCGCSYEYNHLSESTREYTWASIGEEEVAYLKGLPVFVEKEVDGIKIAMAHGSPKSFFDYVYPEALDERIDDLAGGLRCEFLALGHTHRPYIWKQKITVLNPGSVGQPRDGDIRASCIVLDTKSMEASLIRIKYDLEAVCTKVRDKMPYSRELIAILKRGY comes from the coding sequence ATGGCTCGAATACTTTTCATATCGGATATACATGGAAACCATGATGCCTTGCATGCCATACTGGAAGAGGCCAGGTATGATGAAGTCATCTGCCTTGGAGACCTGGTCGACTATGGCCCTGAGCCGGCAGAGTGCATCGACACCGTTAGAAGCATCGGAGCCGCTACAGTCAGGGGTAACCATGACAATGCGGTCGCCTACAAGGTAGACTGTGGATGCAGCTATGAGTACAATCATTTATCCGAGTCCACCCGTGAGTATACGTGGGCTTCTATTGGCGAGGAGGAGGTGGCTTATTTAAAAGGGCTTCCTGTGTTCGTCGAAAAAGAGGTGGACGGCATAAAGATTGCGATGGCACACGGGAGCCCGAAGTCCTTTTTTGATTACGTATACCCTGAGGCTCTCGATGAGCGGATCGATGACCTGGCAGGCGGCTTGCGCTGTGAGTTTTTGGCCCTAGGGCACACCCATAGGCCGTATATATGGAAACAAAAAATAACGGTCCTTAACCCGGGCAGCGTCGGACAGCCGAGAGATGGCGATATTAGGGCATCGTGTATTGTACTCGACACTAAGAGCATGGAGGCCAGCCTCATTCGCATAAAGTACGACCTGGAAGCCGTTTGTACGAAGGTCAGGGACAAAATGCCCTACTCGAGAGAGCTTATCGCTATCCTGAAACGTGGCTATTAA